The Thermotoga sp. nucleotide sequence TGAGGTGATATGAAGATGAGGATAAAAAAGGGAGATTTGGTCGAAGTGATCTCTGGGAAAGATAAGGGAAAGAGAGGAAAAGTTCTCAGAGTTCTGCCGAAGGAGAACAAGGTGATAGTCGAAGGTGTGAACATGGTGAAGAAGCATCAAAGGCCCATCCCTCAACTTCGGGAAGGTGGAATTATAGAGAGGGAAGCACCGATTTATGCCTGTAAGGTCATGGTTGTCTGTCCCGCTTGCGATAGAAGAACGAGAGTGGGGTACAAGTTTACTGAGGATGGAAAAAAGGTGAGATATTGTAAAAAGTGTGGTGAGATCATTGACAAAGATTGAGGGAGGAATCGGTATGAGATTTGAATACGTTCCTCTGAAGGAAAAGTATGAAAAGGAGATTGTTCCCGCTTTGATGAAGGAATTCAACTACAAGA carries:
- the rplX gene encoding 50S ribosomal protein L24, with amino-acid sequence MRIKKGDLVEVISGKDKGKRGKVLRVLPKENKVIVEGVNMVKKHQRPIPQLREGGIIEREAPIYACKVMVVCPACDRRTRVGYKFTEDGKKVRYCKKCGEIIDKD